A genomic segment from Nicotiana tabacum cultivar K326 chromosome 7, ASM71507v2, whole genome shotgun sequence encodes:
- the LOC107804681 gene encoding uncharacterized protein LOC107804681 isoform X1 — translation MAFRGRGRGGFGGGNLRLAKQVPFELFPEIENLGNAASVTERTTLAIWHSKLQKYWNSSPYYLGEESDVLKKTKGMDIERFSDRKSERGKSKPPLSHFIRMDPAYVPAELAKGGREENRAAKRVRWNPESDMQKLDLLEKLDKKLEGDEEKKKDGEDEEDEQEEKIEEEEEEFSDDGDYNQNLYDYDDDEDDYNMNEDNNGLFGTLKLLDMPTSPVIEEYESIIITDSTPSFIEVG, via the exons ATGGCCTTCCGAGGTCGAGGGCGTGGTGGATTTGGAGGTGGCAATTTGCGACTAGCTAAGCAAGTTCCATTTGAACTTTTCCCT GAAATTGAGAACTTAGGTAATGCGGCAAGTGTCACTGAAAGGACAACACTGGCAATTTGGCACTCAAAGTTACAGAAGTATTGGAACTCCTCTCCTTACTATTTGGGAGAGGAAAGTGATGTTTTGAAGA AAACAAAAGGCATGGATATAGAAAGATTCTCAGATAGGAAGTCAGAGAGGGGCAAGTCAAAGCCACCATTGTCGCACTTCATAAGGATGGATCCAGCCTATGTTCCTGCAGAACTAGCTAAAG GTGGAAGGGAGGAGAATCGTGCTGCGAAAAGAGTGCGCTGGAACCCAGAGTCAG ACATGCAAAAATTGGATCTTCTTGAGAAGCTTGATAAGAAGCTTGAG GGCGATGAGGAGAAGAAAAAAGACGGTGAAGACGAGGAGGACGAACAAGAGGAGAAaattgaagaggaagaagaagaatttaGTGACGACGGAGATTACAACCAG AATCTTTATgattatgatgatgatgaagacgacTACAATATGAATGAAGATAATAATG GTTTGTTTGGaacactaaagttacttgatatgccaacatctcccgtTATAGAGGAATATGAAAGTATAATAATTACAGATAGTACACCAAGTTTTATTGAAGTAGGATAA
- the LOC107804681 gene encoding uncharacterized protein LOC107804681 isoform X2 codes for MAFRGRGRGGFGGGNLRLAKQVPFELFPEIENLGNAASVTERTTLAIWHSKLQKYWNSSPYYLGEESDVLKKTKGMDIERFSDRKSERGKSKPPLSHFIRMDPAYVPAELAKGGREENRAAKRVRWNPESDMQKLDLLEKLDKKLEGDEEKKKDGEDEEDEQEEKIEEEEEEFSDDGDYNQNLYDYDDDEDDYNMNEDNNDEGMY; via the exons ATGGCCTTCCGAGGTCGAGGGCGTGGTGGATTTGGAGGTGGCAATTTGCGACTAGCTAAGCAAGTTCCATTTGAACTTTTCCCT GAAATTGAGAACTTAGGTAATGCGGCAAGTGTCACTGAAAGGACAACACTGGCAATTTGGCACTCAAAGTTACAGAAGTATTGGAACTCCTCTCCTTACTATTTGGGAGAGGAAAGTGATGTTTTGAAGA AAACAAAAGGCATGGATATAGAAAGATTCTCAGATAGGAAGTCAGAGAGGGGCAAGTCAAAGCCACCATTGTCGCACTTCATAAGGATGGATCCAGCCTATGTTCCTGCAGAACTAGCTAAAG GTGGAAGGGAGGAGAATCGTGCTGCGAAAAGAGTGCGCTGGAACCCAGAGTCAG ACATGCAAAAATTGGATCTTCTTGAGAAGCTTGATAAGAAGCTTGAG GGCGATGAGGAGAAGAAAAAAGACGGTGAAGACGAGGAGGACGAACAAGAGGAGAAaattgaagaggaagaagaagaatttaGTGACGACGGAGATTACAACCAG AATCTTTATgattatgatgatgatgaagacgacTACAATATGAATGAAGATAATAATG ATGAAGGCATGTATTGA